A single genomic interval of Fusarium verticillioides 7600 chromosome 8, whole genome shotgun sequence harbors:
- a CDS encoding tryptophan synthase, beta subunit — MGSIHQPHSETYPDQNGYYGQFGGNFYPPEAHQALEELATKYQELRHSPSFNQTLNKVRIGLQGRPTPIHHLENISREVGGAQIFVKREDLNHTGAHKINHCVGFALLAKAMGKTKLIAETGAGQHGVALATAAAYFGLECEIHMGGIDTEKQKSNVGRMQILGARVVAATEGQSALKEASDAAFNAYVEQREHALYAIGSAIGPHPFPLIVRDFQSVIGKEAREQFLTMTNGTLPEHVVACVAGGSNAMGMYSAFIDDTEVKLLAVEPLGRFEKLGQHAATLSYGRPGTLHGAKTLVLQQDEGKPAPVSSVASGLVYPGIGPEMAMLHNVGRISVSTVGNDDVISTFFRMAKSEGIIIALESAHAIAFAIRLAAQRPSSERILVNLSGRGDKDVDYVLEHHGTG, encoded by the coding sequence ATGGGAAGCAtccatcaacctcactcaGAAACTTACCCAGACCAGAATGGCTACTATGGCCAGTTCGGCGGTAACTTCTACCCACccgaagctcatcaagcacTCGAAGAATTAGCCACCAAGTACCAAGAACTCCGTCATTCACCCTCCTTCAACCAAACCCTCAACAAGGTCCGCATCGGTCTCCAAGGCCGCCCAACACCAATCCACCATCTTGAGAACATCTCGCGCGAAGTCGGCGGTGCTCAGATCTTCGTCAAGCGTGAGGACTTGAACCACACAGGCGCACACAAGATCAACCACTGTGTCGGTTTCGCACTCCTCGCTAAAGCAATGGGAAAGACGAAACTCATCGCTGAGACGGGGGCTGGTCAACACGGTGTTGCGCTCGCAACTGCAGCGGCCTATTTCGGTCTTGAGTGTGAGATTCATATGGGAGGTATCGATAccgagaagcaaaagtccAATGTTGGTCGGATGCAAATTCTTGGAGCAAGAGTTGTTGCTGCTACCGAGGGGCAGTCTGCGTTGAAAGAGGCCAGTGACGCGGCTTTCAATGCCTATGTTGAACAACGAGAGCATGCGCTATATGCGATTGGGTCGGCGATTGGACCTCATCCATTTCCACTGATTGTGAGAGACTTTCAGTCTGTGATTGGCAAAGAGGCGCGAGAGCAATTCCTCACCATGACTAATGGTACGTTGCCTGAGCATGTCGTTGCGTGTGTCGCTGGTGGATCCAATGCGATGGGGATGTACTCTGCTTTCATTGATGATACAGAAGTGAAGTTGCTTGCGGTAGAACCACTGGGACGATTCGAAAAACTCGGTCAGCATGCAGCGACACTCTCATACGGCAGACCAGGTACGTTGCATGGCGCAAAAACGCTGGTTCTCCAACAAGACGAAGGCAAGCCTGCTCCAGTCTCATCTGTAGCCTCAGGGCTCGTCTATCCGGGCATTGGACCTGAGATGGCCATGCTTCACAATGTCGGGCGCATATCAGTCTCAACGGTCGGCAACGACGATGTTATCAGCACATTCTTCCGCATGGCCAAGAGTGaaggcatcatcattgctCTGGAGAGCGCACACGCAATCGCATTCGCCATACGACTAGCAGCGCAACGGCCTTCATCAGAGCGGATCCTGGTCAATCTATCCGGGCGAGGAGATAAGGATGTAGATTATGTTCTCGAGCATCATGGAACTGGTTGA